One Miscanthus floridulus cultivar M001 chromosome 11, ASM1932011v1, whole genome shotgun sequence DNA window includes the following coding sequences:
- the LOC136493600 gene encoding putative E3 ubiquitin-protein ligase LIN-2, protein MAPPPSSLLRELLAADGFKNRHKPPDSSAPAASRAASMPLQHRRPGKPPSRSQSDVLTRSRLRQMNADADDGSRATGAERRRAATETRGSSASLTSARRHSNKGDGDNSGSGAGARRGSASDPSAVPALDESALTALISLAAGPLKRFAKDEAFRASLRAGCASCLGDSNHRAVLDLRVHAQTVERAATEGLDPRDLKRASLKLHEMASLQGKDADAVTAAAGVPYAGLAACAHLYMAAVSKLQKRDHSAAVHALETFCLAPREARTVLLPALWDRLFRSGLSHLRTWRDRESAAASADERVKEVEKVFVDVLDEGTRALACYYRDWLLGRTDAMALPDVPAPPSTVHSSAPRCSASTSYDISSEVMFGSGSSSPTKFAYDDTMRPSEEIEEEAVYSDAAADAVTMLPDQESDGAGGEERSYIPALLAEENVPVPVPDSLDRETFEPHVEEEPNKESDASASYPTISDNSAIHLLTLEFCEVPLQSDTDGNELSIFATVPSDFLCPLTRQVFNNPVTIETGQTFERHAIVQWLDRSFRMCPVTGQELSSMMVPDTNRVLKRLIDSWKSEHCKHLVSESAGFDVKLTLPLIDKALDSAEDMPEKLDKARHLMAIGGIDFLLHKFQEGGGDEQPRVAEHLLLCIRAEGSCRSYVAIKIDGSSVLRLLHSEVLSVRRTAVGLLIELICLRRREMFELLLHGLRAETIMEAMDVLLEYLPSLPVEEQAPIAVLLLRLDELVEPNRNSTYREEATKTITHSLRCCLSEDNNVVPSTRRALLLLGGHFTFSGDLLGEDWMLKQAGFIDHSRDTAASSDAVIHDKESAENDAWLRHVAAALLGSSIGIRRPFLEALSKCLGSPDADLVGACLTTAGWLSRTLASSVDEDGAMDTSLAAFSALVPRLKQCLAPCRPARHRILAAVSLHNFSRIPDCRELLMLLADGLRDHLAELAQLTWTAGQLSAELRGHE, encoded by the exons ATGGCGCCGCCTCCGTCGTCCTTGCTCCGAGAGCTCCTCGCAGCTGACGGCTTCAAGAACCGTCACAAGCCGCCCGACAGCTCCGCCCCGGCGGCCTCGAGAGCCGCGAGCATGCCACTCCAGCACCGGCGCCCGGGCAAGCCGCCGTCGCGGTCACAGTCCGATGTGCTCACCCGCAGCCGCCTGAGGCAGATGAACGCCGACGCGGACGATGGCAGCAGGGCCACCGGTGCCGAGCGGCGGCGTGCCGCGACCGAGACGCGAGGGTCGTCGGCGTCGCTGACGAGCGCGAGGAGGCACAGCAACAAGGGAGACGGCGACAACAGCGGCTCGGGCGCCGGTGCCAGGAGAGGCTCTGCGTCTGACCCTTCCGCGGTGCCGGCGCTCGACGAGTCCGCGCTCACCGCGCTCATCTCCCTGGCCGCGGGGCCCCTGAAACGGTTCGCCAAGGACGAGGCGTTCCGCGCCTCGCTGCGCGCCGGCTGCGCCTCGTGCCTCGGCGACTCCAACCACCGCGCCGTGCTGGACCTCCGCGTGCACGCGCAGACCGTCGAGCGGGCCGCGACAGAGGGCCTGGACCCGCGCGACCTGAAGCGCGCGTCGCTCAAGCTCCACGAGATGGCGTCGCTCCAGGGCAAGGACGCGGACGCGGTGACCGCGGCGGCGGGCGTTCCCTACGCGGGCCTCGCCGCGTGCGCGCACCTCTACATGGCCGCCGTCTCCAAGCTGCAGAAGCGGGACCACTCCGCCGCGGTGCACGCCCTGGAGACCTTCTGCCTGGCGCCGCGCGAGGCGCGGACGGTCCTGCTGCCCGCGCTCTGGGACAGGCTCTTCCGGTCGGGCCTCTCGCACCTCAGGACGTGGCGCGACCGCGagtcggcggcggcgagcgcggaCGAAAGGGTGAAGGAGGTGGAGAAGGTGTTCGTGGACGTACTGGACGAGGGGACGCGCGCTCTCGCGTGCTACTACAGGGACTGGCTGCTGGGGCGGACAGATGCCATGGCTCTCCCGGACGTTCCTGCTCCTCCGAGCACGGTCCATTCCAGCGCGCCGAGGTGCTCAGCGTCGACGTCGTACGACATCAGCTCGGAAGTCATGTTCGGCTCCGGGAGTTCGAGTCCGACGAAGTTCGCGTACGACGACACAATGCGGCCATCCGAGGAAATCGAGGAGGAAGCGGTGTACTCCGACGCCGCCGCAGACGCGGTGACCATGCTCCCGGACCAGGAGAGCGATGGAGCTGGAGGTGAGGAAAGGAGCTACATTCCCGCTCTGTTGGCAGAAGAAAacgtgcccgtgcccgtgcctgaCAGTTTAGACAGAGAGACGTTCGAACCACAT GTCGAAGAAGAACCCAACAAGGAATCAGATGCGTCAGCAAGTTACCCGACGATTTCGGACAACTCTGCTATTCACCTTCTTACACTCGAGTTCTG TGAAGTGCCACTCCAGAGTGACACAGATGGCAATGAGCTATCCATTTTCGCCACGGTTCCCAGCGACTTCCTGTGTCCACTGACGCGCCAGGTCTTCAACAATCCCGTGACGATCGAGACAGGCCAGACGTTCGAGCGGCACGCTATAGTTCAGTGGCTAGACAGAAGCTTCAGGATGTGCCCGGTTACAGGCCAAGAGCTCTCGAGCATGATGGTTCCAGACACGAACCGTGTGCTCAAACGCTTGATCGATAGCTGGAAATCTGAACATTGCAAGCATCTGGTATCCGAAAGCGCTGGGTTTGATGTGAAGTTAACTTTGCCATTAATAGACAAGGCTCTGGATTCAGCTGAAGACATGCCTGAAAAACTTGACAAGGCAAGGCACCTTATGGCGATCGGCGGGATAGACTTCCTTCTGCATAAGTTTCAGGAAGGTGGGGGAGACGAGCAGCCGCGGGTAGCTGAGCACCTGTTGCTTTGCATCAGGGCTGAAGGCAGCTGCAGGAGTTACGTGGCTATAAAGATCGATGGCTCAAGTGTTCTGCGGCTTCTCCACAGTGAGGTGCTTTCAGTAAGAAGAACTGCAGTGGGTTTGCTCATTGAACTGATCTGCTTAAGAAG GAGAGAAATGTTTGAATTGCTCCTGCATGGATTGAGAGCAGAGACGATCATGGAGGCAATGGATGTGCTACTGGAGTATCTCCCGAGCTTGCCGGTAGAAGAACAAGCCCCAATTGCCGTTCTACTGTTGCGTTTGGATGAATTG GTGGAGCCAAACAGAAACAGCACGTACAGAGAAGAGGCGACCAAGACCATCACACATTCTCTGAGATGCTGCCTGTCAGAGGACAATAATGTCGTGCCCAGCACTCGGAGAGCTCTGCTGCTGTTGGGAGGGCACTTCACCTTCTCAGGCGACCTTCTCGGAGAGGACTGGATGCTGAAACAGGCCGGCTTCATCGACCACTCACGGGACACTGCTGCCAGTTCTGACGCTGTCATACAC GACAAGGAATCGGCCGAAAACGATGCGTGGCTGAGACAcgtggcggcggcgctcctcggcAGCAGCATCGGGATCAGGAGACCGTTCCTGGAGGCGCTGTCCAAGTGCCTGGGCTCCCCCGACGCCGACCTGGTGGGCGCGTGCCTGACGACGGCCGGGTGGCTGAGCCGCACGCTGGCTTCGTCTGTGGACGAGGACGGCGCCATGGACACGTCCCTCGCCGCGTTCTCGGCGCTCGTCCCGCGGCTGAAGCAGTGCCTGGCGCCCTGCCGGCCCGCCCGGCACAGGATCCTCGCGGCCGTGTCGCTGCACAACTTTAGCAGAATCCCAG
- the LOC136491155 gene encoding probable protein phosphatase 2C 43: protein MWPWLERIASVCWDRVRRYTPTRKGEDDGDAGDGDELLWSRDLARHAAGEFSFAVVQANDVLEDHSQVETAAAATFVGVYDGHGGAEASRFISNHLSAHIVRLAQEHGTMSEDVVRKAFSATEEGFLSLVRRTHLIKPAMATIGSCCLVGIIWRGTLYLANLGDSRAVVGSLNGSNMIVAEQLTRDHNASMEEIRQELRTLHPDDSQIVVLKNGVWRIKGIIQVSRSIGDAYLKKREFTADPSTARFHLSEPLRRPVLTPEPSVCSRVLSSQDRFLIFASDGLWEHLSNQQAVEIVHNNPREGVARRLVQAALKEAASKREMRYGDIKKLGKGVRRYIHDDITVVVVFIDHELQSEDSASTSVPELSVRGFVDAGGRSSFSGLNDIT from the exons ATGTGGCCGTGGCTGGAGAGGATTGCATCCGTGTGCTGGGACCGGGTCCGGAGGTACACGCCTACGAGGAAGGGTGAGGACGACGGCGacgccggcgacggcgacgagctGCTGTGGTCGCGGGACCTCGCGCGGCACGCGGCGGGCGAGTTCTCCTTCGCCGTCGTGCAGGCCAACGACGTGCTGGAGGACCACAGCCAGGTGGAGACGGCCGCCGCTGCCACCTTCGTCGGCGTCTACGACGGCCACGGGGGCGCCGAGGCGTCCCGCTTCATCTCTAACCACCTTTCTGCGCATATCGTCC GTCTTGCACAGGAACATGGAACAATGTCTGAGGATGTTGTTCGGAAGGCCTTTTCTGCTACAGAGGAAGGCTTCCTGTCGCTTGTGCGCAGAACACATTTGATAAAACCTGCTATGGCTACTATTGGATCTTGCTGTCTGGTTGGTATCATATGGAGAGGGACACTCTACCTGGCCAATCTTGGTGATTCTCGGGCGGTGGTTGGTTCTTTGAATGGATCAAACATGATTGTTGCTGAGCAGTTAACAAGAGACCATAATGCTAGCATGGAAGAAATTAGGCAGGAGCTTAGGACTCTTCATCCTGATGATTCGCAAATCGTTGTTCTTAAAAATGGTGTTTGGCGCATCAAAGGCATCATACAG GTTTCAAGGTCTATAGGTGACGCATACTTGAAGAAGCGAGAATTCACTGCTGATCCATCCACAGCCCGTTTCCACCTCTCCGAACCTCTCCGCCGGCCTGTTCTGACGCCAGAGCCATCTGTATGTTCAAGAGTTCTTAGTTCACAAGACCGTTTTTTGATCTTTGCATCGGATGGATTATGGGAGCACCTCTCAAACCAGCAAGCTGTTGAAATTGTCCACAATAATCCACGAGAA GGTGTTGCAAGGAGATTGGTACAAGCAGCTCTAAAAGAAGCTGCAAGCAAGAGGGAAATGAGGTATGGTGATATTAAGAAGCTCGGTAAAGGAGTCCGGCGCTACATCCACGACGACATAACAGTTGTTGTTGTCTTCATCGATCATGAACTGCAGTCGGAGGATTCTGCTTCAACCTCTGTTCCTGAACTCTCAGTTCGTGGGTTTGTTGATGCAGGGGGGCGCTCCAGCTTTTCAGGGTTGAATGACATTACTTGA
- the LOC136492152 gene encoding uncharacterized protein: MPGVPSHRLLSWSFRCDPCAFDLHLPCAALPAAATAPAHRHRHRQRLTLTYEDPRRGMGSFDFCALCRKGYSTARWFYPCRECGVGGHVGCVVPDMPLRDEYAALDKEQAAVANAATWPEAPVPESQQLEELLNEQGIEFVRMEMGAGGLLPLFAKASED, encoded by the coding sequence ATGCCGGGCGTGCCGTCACATCGGCTACTCTCCTGGTCCTTCCGCTGCGACCCGTGCGCGTTCGACCTGCACCTTCCCTGCGCGGCGCTGCCGGCAGCGGCCACCGCGCCcgcgcaccggcaccggcaccggcagcgGCTCACGCTCACGTACGAGGACCCGAGGAGGGGCATGGGCTCGTTCGATTTCTGCGCGCTGTGCCGCAAGGGCTACAGCACGGCGAGGTGGTTCTACCCGTGCAGGGAGTGCGGCGTCGGCGGGCACGTCGGCTGCGTCGTGCCGGACATGCCGCTGAGGGACGAGTACGCCGCCCTCGACAAGGAGCAGGCCGCCGTGGCAAACGCGGCTACGTGGCCGGAGGCTCCGGTTCCGGAGTCCCAGCAGCTGGAGGAACTTCTCAACGAGCAGGGGATCGAGTTCGTGAGGATGGAAATGGGTGCGGGCGGGCTTCTGCCGTTGTTCGCCAAGGCTTCCGAAGATTGA
- the LOC136492153 gene encoding protein VACUOLELESS GAMETOPHYTES-like, with protein MTVRHPGGAGVGEEAVEALRKLREEAAWSTWMEEGGSDGALARPTTYGLDCTRSAYQCAPCRYALHPACARVRRTVRHPAHPEHPLSLRLATPYQSGIYTCDACRTGGHEFVLHCQHCQFDLHLPCAALPAEVVASRAHPHPHPLRLAYDNPHRGGQGVVIICTVCRQGIIPEQWLYGCHRCDDFAAHVGCAVPDAQIKRVYPRIDMQRVRAEQEASQTAALLQQYQQMSALNSAQSSMFASNAASMLGVTLEGLKLGARMSDDNLAINFNKSGTGDQIRKREEYYRQVM; from the exons ATGACGGTGAGGCATCCCGGCGGCGCTGGGGTTGGGGAAGAGGCGGTGGAGGCGCTGCGCAAGCTGAGGGAGGAGGCGGCGTGGTCGACTTGGATGGAGGAAGGAGGCAGCGATGGCGCACT TGCGCGCCCGACTACCTACGGCCTCGACTGCACGCGGTCCGCCTACCAGTGCGCGCCGTGCAGGTACGCCCTGCACCCGGCGTGCGCTCGCGTGCGCCGCACGGTGCGCCACCCGGCGCACCCCGAGCACCCGCTCTCCCTCCGGCTCGCGACGCCGTACCAGTCCGGCATCTACACCTGCGACGCGTGCCGCACCGGCGGCCACGAGTTCGTGCTCCACTGCCAGCACTGCCAGTTCGACCTGCACCTCCCGTGCGCAGCGCTGCCTGCAGAGGTGGTCGCGTCGCGcgcgcacccgcacccgcacccgctcAGGCTCGCGTACGACAACCCGCACAGGGGCGGGCAGGGCGTGGTCATCATCTGCACCGTGTGCAGGCAGGGCATCATCCCGGAGCAGTGGCTCTACGGGTGCCACCGGTGCGACGACTTCGCCGCCCACGTCGGCTGCGCCGTGCCGGACGCGCAGATAAAGCGTGTGTACCCGAGGATCGACATGCAGAGGGTGCGAGCGGAACAGGAGGCGAGCCAGACGGCGGCGCTGCTGCAGCAGTACCAGCAGATGTCGGCGCTCAACAGCGCGCAGTCGAGCATGTTCGCGAGCAACGCCGCGTCCATGCTGGGCGTCACCCTGGAGGGCCTGAAACTGGGCGCGCGTATGTCGGATGATAACTTGGCAATCAACTTCAACAAGTCAGGGACGGGGGACCAGATCAGGAAGAGGGAGGAATATTACAGGCAGGTAATGTAA